From the Nocardiopsis changdeensis genome, one window contains:
- a CDS encoding MarR family transcriptional regulator, with product MTAAPQEPAGDRAGWDLSTAVVLFHDALGARLGVGATDHKALGLVRRDGPMTLSAIAAGLGVVAGAATAVVDRLEAAGLVERFRDPGDRRRVLVRPLSGAAPAERDAYARLGRETAAFMAGLGEDERHAVLDYIALTRRLLEEETARLRGA from the coding sequence GTGACCGCCGCACCGCAGGAACCCGCGGGCGACCGCGCGGGCTGGGACCTCAGCACCGCCGTCGTCCTCTTCCACGACGCCCTCGGCGCCCGCCTGGGCGTGGGCGCCACCGACCACAAGGCCCTGGGCCTGGTGCGCCGCGACGGGCCGATGACCCTGAGCGCGATCGCCGCCGGGCTGGGGGTGGTCGCCGGGGCCGCCACCGCCGTCGTCGACCGGCTGGAGGCCGCCGGGCTGGTCGAGCGCTTCCGCGACCCCGGCGACCGCCGCCGCGTCCTGGTCCGCCCCCTCTCCGGCGCCGCCCCCGCCGAACGCGACGCCTACGCGCGCCTGGGCCGGGAGACCGCCGCCTTCATGGCCGGCCTCGGAGAGGACGAGCGCCACGCGGTCCTGGACTACATCGCCCTCACCCGCCGGCTCCTGGAGGAGGAGACCGCCCGCCTGCGCGGGGCCTAG
- a CDS encoding penicillin acylase family protein: MGVLRKRVLFRVLLGVLSTVVVLALVGALLGVWTVRRSFPQTSGEIALPGLNAEVTVLRDEYGVPHVYAGDAHDLFMAQGYVHAQDRFWEMDFRRHVTSGRTAELFGEAQVETDVYLRTMGWRHVAEQEYELLEPETRGYLDAYAAGVNAWLAENDGAAASLEYALLGVLNGGHTIEEWDPVDSLAWLKAMAWDLGGNMREETERAQLLGLGFTEEQIAELYPEYPYEEHRPITDTDELLDTAPEGDPEDARRAPELPGEAVAAVGAVYDGALALPEMLGPRSSPDLGSNSWVVGGEHTESGLPLLANDPHLGAAMPSTWHQVGLHCTELSETCPFDVAGFGFSGLPGVVIGQNESIAWGFTNLNPDVMDLFVERIEGDSYIVDGEERPLETRTETVKVAGGEDVEITVRSTHHGPLLSDTAAGADLTGIAEDPQVEGAEEGAGYAVALQWTALSPGTTADALFVMNRARDWEDFRRAASGFSVPAQNLVYADNEGNIGYQAPGTVPVRGEGDGRYPAPGWDSAYDWEEYIPFEDLPSVYNPESGFVVTANQSGVDADYPHFLTDDWDYGYRSQRINDLLEEAVAEGPVTGGDMSEIHMDSYHLGAEAIVPHLLDVEVAGVAAQGQDLLRDWDLYTEPDSAGAAFYQATWRHLLPLLFDELDPVQMTGNSRGMYVVGTLLEDPGSAWWAGEEADGRDAVLAAAMEAAAEELTELLGDDPADWRWGDLHTLTATHQSFGTSGIGVVEWLFNRGPVESSGGSAIVNATGWDDKEGYAITAVPSMRMVVDLSDRDASTWVHLTGNSGHAFHPNYDDQLEPWARGETMPFVFGEDAVRAAAVDELTLVP; the protein is encoded by the coding sequence ATGGGTGTATTGCGGAAGCGTGTCCTTTTTCGTGTGCTTTTGGGTGTTCTGTCGACTGTGGTGGTACTCGCCCTGGTCGGCGCGCTACTGGGTGTGTGGACCGTGCGCAGGTCGTTCCCGCAGACCTCCGGCGAGATCGCCCTCCCCGGGCTGAACGCCGAGGTCACGGTGCTGCGCGATGAGTACGGCGTCCCCCACGTGTACGCCGGCGACGCGCACGACCTCTTCATGGCCCAGGGCTACGTGCACGCCCAGGACCGGTTCTGGGAGATGGACTTCCGCCGCCACGTGACGTCCGGCCGCACCGCCGAGCTCTTCGGCGAGGCCCAGGTGGAGACCGACGTCTACCTGCGCACCATGGGCTGGCGGCACGTCGCCGAGCAGGAGTACGAGCTGCTGGAGCCCGAGACCAGGGGCTACCTCGACGCCTACGCCGCCGGGGTCAACGCCTGGCTGGCGGAGAACGACGGGGCCGCGGCGAGCCTGGAGTACGCGCTGCTCGGCGTGCTCAACGGCGGCCACACCATCGAGGAGTGGGACCCGGTCGACAGCCTGGCCTGGCTCAAGGCCATGGCCTGGGACCTGGGCGGCAACATGCGCGAGGAGACGGAGCGCGCGCAGCTGCTCGGCCTCGGGTTCACCGAGGAGCAGATCGCCGAGCTGTACCCCGAGTACCCCTACGAGGAGCACCGGCCGATCACCGACACCGACGAGCTGCTGGACACCGCACCCGAGGGCGACCCCGAGGACGCGCGGCGCGCCCCCGAACTGCCCGGGGAGGCCGTGGCCGCCGTCGGCGCCGTGTACGACGGGGCGCTGGCCCTGCCCGAGATGCTCGGCCCGCGGAGCAGCCCCGACCTGGGCTCCAACTCGTGGGTCGTGGGCGGCGAGCACACCGAGTCGGGCCTGCCCCTGCTGGCCAACGACCCCCACCTGGGCGCGGCCATGCCCTCCACCTGGCACCAGGTGGGCCTGCACTGCACCGAGCTGAGCGAGACCTGCCCGTTCGACGTCGCCGGGTTCGGGTTCTCCGGGCTGCCCGGCGTGGTCATCGGCCAGAACGAGTCGATCGCCTGGGGCTTCACCAACCTCAACCCCGACGTGATGGACCTGTTCGTCGAGCGGATCGAGGGCGACTCCTACATCGTCGACGGTGAGGAGCGCCCGCTGGAGACCCGCACCGAGACGGTGAAGGTCGCCGGGGGCGAGGACGTGGAGATCACCGTCCGCTCCACCCACCACGGCCCGCTGCTGTCCGACACCGCCGCGGGCGCCGACCTGACCGGGATCGCCGAGGACCCGCAGGTCGAGGGGGCCGAGGAGGGGGCCGGGTACGCGGTGGCCCTCCAGTGGACCGCGCTGTCGCCCGGGACCACCGCCGACGCCCTGTTCGTCATGAACCGCGCCCGCGACTGGGAGGACTTCCGCCGGGCCGCGAGCGGGTTCTCGGTCCCCGCGCAGAACCTCGTCTACGCCGACAACGAGGGCAACATCGGCTACCAGGCGCCCGGCACGGTCCCGGTCCGGGGCGAGGGCGACGGCCGCTACCCGGCGCCCGGCTGGGACTCCGCCTACGACTGGGAGGAGTACATCCCCTTCGAGGACCTGCCCAGCGTGTACAACCCCGAGTCCGGGTTCGTCGTCACCGCCAACCAGTCCGGCGTGGACGCGGACTACCCGCACTTCCTGACCGACGACTGGGACTACGGCTACCGCTCCCAGCGCATCAACGACCTGCTGGAGGAGGCCGTGGCCGAGGGCCCCGTGACCGGCGGGGACATGTCGGAGATCCACATGGACTCCTACCACCTGGGTGCCGAGGCGATCGTCCCCCACCTGCTGGACGTCGAGGTGGCGGGGGTCGCGGCGCAGGGGCAGGACCTGCTGCGCGACTGGGACCTGTACACCGAGCCCGACTCGGCGGGGGCGGCCTTCTACCAGGCGACCTGGCGGCACCTGCTGCCGCTGCTGTTCGACGAGCTGGACCCGGTGCAGATGACCGGGAACTCGCGCGGCATGTACGTGGTGGGCACCCTGCTGGAGGACCCCGGCTCCGCCTGGTGGGCGGGAGAGGAGGCGGACGGCCGCGACGCGGTGCTGGCCGCCGCGATGGAGGCCGCCGCCGAGGAGCTGACGGAGCTGCTGGGCGACGACCCCGCCGACTGGCGCTGGGGCGACCTGCACACCCTGACCGCGACGCACCAGTCGTTCGGCACCTCGGGCATCGGGGTGGTCGAGTGGCTGTTCAACCGGGGCCCGGTGGAGAGCTCCGGCGGGTCTGCGATCGTCAACGCCACCGGCTGGGACGACAAGGAGGGGTACGCGATCACCGCGGTGCCGTCGATGCGGATGGTGGTCGACCTGTCGGACCGGGACGCGTCCACCTGGGTGCACCTGACCGGCAACTCGGGGCACGCGTTCCACCCGAACTACGACGACCAGCTGGAGCCGTGGGCCCGCGGGGAGACGATGCCGTTCGTGTTCGGCGAGGACGCGGTGCGCGCCGCCGCGGTGGACGAGCTGACCCTCGTGCCGTAG
- a CDS encoding ABC transporter permease, which produces MSGTRGRYPAELGRESAAEWIRLTSLRSTWWAVAAALLGMAVFAALMGFTELSRIAENPDEADSLAYARLLSQGHFYLVQFTVLTLAALAATGEFGDRGVTGTLLARPDRSLVLAARTLVVAVLAGVVGVLATVAGAAVLAGFIGRYAAPDPAALAGTALGAGLCMALFGVLFTGVGTALRSAPGTFVIGFLLLLGLPMVLQLSGNPVLDDLAALAPGTAGIEFYAGGDVGFYTAPHDGPVNIVVVAGWAAAAWIVARAEFRVRDV; this is translated from the coding sequence ATGAGCGGGACCAGGGGCCGGTACCCGGCCGAGCTGGGCCGGGAGTCCGCCGCGGAGTGGATCCGCCTGACCTCCCTGCGCTCCACCTGGTGGGCGGTGGCCGCGGCCCTGCTCGGGATGGCCGTGTTCGCCGCGCTCATGGGGTTCACCGAGCTGTCGCGGATCGCCGAGAACCCCGACGAGGCCGACTCCCTGGCCTACGCCCGGCTGCTCTCCCAGGGGCACTTCTACCTGGTGCAGTTCACGGTGCTCACCCTGGCCGCGCTGGCCGCCACCGGCGAGTTCGGGGACCGGGGCGTCACCGGGACGCTGCTGGCCCGGCCGGACCGCTCCCTGGTCCTGGCCGCGCGCACGCTGGTGGTGGCGGTCCTGGCCGGGGTGGTCGGTGTCCTGGCCACCGTTGCGGGGGCGGCGGTCCTGGCCGGGTTCATCGGCCGGTACGCGGCCCCGGACCCGGCGGCGCTGGCCGGGACGGCGCTGGGGGCGGGGCTGTGCATGGCGCTGTTCGGTGTCCTGTTCACCGGGGTCGGAACGGCGCTGCGCAGCGCCCCGGGCACGTTCGTGATCGGGTTCCTGCTGCTCCTGGGGCTGCCGATGGTCCTCCAGCTGTCCGGGAACCCGGTGCTGGACGACCTGGCGGCCCTGGCCCCGGGCACCGCGGGGATCGAGTTCTACGCGGGCGGCGATGTCGGTTTCTACACCGCGCCGCACGACGGGCCGGTGAACATCGTCGTGGTGGCGGGGTGGGCGGCCGCCGCCTGGATCGTCGCCCGCGCGGAGTTCCGGGTCCGCGACGTGTGA
- a CDS encoding alpha/beta hydrolase family protein produces the protein MTRSQTPRAVRTRALLCAALVLAASLSAPTALSAVTDPEPVVLQPPAPTGPHPTGRTTLHLVDPDRGHPWVPAAEDRDVVVDVWYPARGGGEPAPYVPASFAETMKRDFEQYGIPRDAVDAAGARTASRLDAEAVDARLPVLLFSPGMGMSRHQYTALGEDLASQGFVVAAMDHPYEALVVELPDGRLLRTALPTNDTGNRRLAGGVRLADARFVLDRLEGFAAGEGAADDSGHPLPRGLADALDMERVGMFGHSLGGVTTAETMLVDDRVDAGVNMDGSLAYHVGDEEWSDATLAGASRPFALMGAGASGDEGLPHHSDHSPDWRLFVEASSAPVLEVYMSDGEHMASTDLQWIAPQLEDAFSPSSAAWRNAVRGGLGTVDPEESVAAQRAHLAAFFDHHLRGGASPLPDPAPAVTEVTEH, from the coding sequence ATGACACGTTCACAGACACCCCGTGCCGTCCGGACCCGCGCCCTGCTGTGCGCCGCGCTGGTCCTGGCGGCCTCCCTGTCCGCGCCGACCGCGCTGTCCGCCGTCACGGACCCCGAGCCGGTCGTCCTCCAACCCCCTGCGCCCACGGGCCCGCACCCCACCGGCCGCACCACCCTGCACCTGGTCGACCCGGACCGCGGCCACCCCTGGGTCCCGGCCGCCGAGGACCGCGATGTCGTGGTCGACGTCTGGTACCCGGCCCGGGGCGGCGGGGAGCCCGCGCCGTACGTCCCGGCGTCCTTCGCCGAGACGATGAAGCGCGATTTCGAGCAGTACGGGATCCCGCGCGACGCCGTCGACGCGGCCGGGGCGCGGACGGCCTCCCGGCTCGACGCCGAGGCCGTGGACGCGCGCCTGCCGGTGCTGCTCTTCTCCCCCGGGATGGGCATGTCCCGGCACCAGTACACCGCCCTGGGCGAGGACCTGGCCTCCCAGGGGTTCGTCGTGGCGGCCATGGACCACCCCTACGAGGCACTCGTCGTGGAGCTGCCCGACGGGCGCCTGCTGCGCACCGCCCTGCCCACCAACGACACCGGGAACCGGAGGCTGGCCGGCGGGGTGCGCCTGGCCGACGCCCGGTTCGTGCTGGACCGGTTGGAGGGGTTCGCCGCCGGGGAGGGCGCCGCCGACGACTCCGGGCACCCGCTGCCCCGGGGGCTGGCCGACGCCCTGGACATGGAGCGGGTGGGCATGTTCGGCCACTCCCTGGGCGGGGTGACGACGGCGGAGACGATGCTCGTGGACGACCGGGTCGACGCCGGCGTGAACATGGACGGCAGCCTGGCCTACCACGTGGGCGACGAGGAGTGGTCCGACGCGACCCTGGCCGGGGCCTCCCGGCCGTTCGCCCTGATGGGGGCCGGGGCGAGCGGTGACGAGGGGCTGCCCCACCACTCCGACCACTCCCCGGACTGGCGGCTGTTCGTCGAGGCGTCGAGCGCGCCCGTCCTGGAGGTGTACATGTCCGACGGGGAGCACATGGCGTCCACGGACCTCCAGTGGATCGCCCCGCAGCTGGAGGACGCCTTCTCCCCGTCCTCGGCGGCCTGGCGGAACGCGGTGCGCGGCGGACTGGGCACCGTGGACCCGGAGGAGTCGGTCGCCGCCCAGCGCGCGCACCTGGCGGCGTTCTTCGACCACCACCTGCGCGGCGGGGCGTCCCCGCTGCCGGACCCGGCGCCCGCGGTGACCGAGGTCACCGAGCACTGA
- a CDS encoding DUF1918 domain-containing protein, with the protein MHAKVGDHLRTHGVTSGDGRHLGEIIEVRGAEDGPPYLVRFPDGAERLIYPGPDTVVEPRRPVD; encoded by the coding sequence ATGCACGCGAAGGTCGGCGACCACCTGCGCACGCACGGGGTCACCAGCGGCGACGGGCGGCACCTCGGGGAGATCATCGAGGTGCGCGGGGCCGAGGACGGCCCTCCCTACCTGGTGCGCTTCCCGGACGGGGCGGAACGCCTCATCTACCCGGGGCCGGACACGGTAGTGGAGCCCCGGCGCCCGGTCGACTGA
- a CDS encoding TetR/AcrR family transcriptional regulator, with the protein MTDRPYHHGDLRAALLAGAERALAARGPAALSLRELAREAGVSHAAPGRHFRDKSALLDALALNGFERLTSQLAAAAAEPGDTRDGLLALARVYVSFALRNAALLDLMYSRKHEPDAPEELTAAVGRLLDTMMGIITEGQRAGEITAGDPEVVAFTVAAALHGFAAFNSTTAPEEADALLPGVIDVLASGLLPR; encoded by the coding sequence ATGACCGATCGTCCCTATCACCACGGCGACCTGCGGGCCGCCCTGCTCGCGGGGGCCGAGCGCGCCCTGGCGGCGCGGGGCCCCGCCGCACTGTCCCTGCGCGAACTCGCGCGGGAGGCCGGGGTGAGCCACGCCGCGCCCGGCCGCCACTTCCGGGACAAGTCGGCCCTGCTCGACGCCCTCGCGCTCAACGGCTTCGAGCGCCTCACCTCTCAGCTGGCCGCGGCGGCCGCGGAGCCGGGCGACACCCGCGACGGACTGCTCGCCCTGGCCCGGGTGTACGTGTCGTTCGCCCTGCGCAACGCCGCCCTGCTCGACCTCATGTACTCGCGCAAGCACGAACCCGACGCCCCCGAGGAGCTGACGGCGGCGGTCGGGCGCCTGCTGGACACCATGATGGGGATCATCACCGAGGGCCAGCGGGCCGGGGAGATCACCGCGGGCGATCCCGAGGTCGTCGCGTTCACGGTGGCGGCGGCCCTGCACGGGTTCGCGGCGTTCAACTCCACCACCGCGCCCGAGGAGGCCGACGCCCTGCTGCCCGGGGTCATCGACGTGCTGGCCTCCGGCCTCCTCCCCCGCTGA
- a CDS encoding sensor histidine kinase translates to MSTPADRSAVPRRALADLALWAALAGLTVTELSGFDGGFPWWEAGALLLALTAAVVLSRRRPDAATAVALAAATAEAATLPESLPLSPFVSLGVLALLAGRRSGRPGPFASMAVTAALIVLTLYTGAAVMAGVGTRDLLSGLVDVLGLVLGLVAMLLVPWLLGRYLEQRARLIRGGWEIAEHMERTRAAEAERARLRERARIAARMHDSLGHDLALLAVRAAALEMASQDSPERAEAAAGLREAAHATTLRLREAIGVLREGPAGEDVETVAELVSGAVEAGMRVRLLREGPDPDPRTPGGRAVGRLVREALTNAARYAPGAEVTVRVVRDGGPTRVEVDDTGAGPGGAPAVPGAGTGLAALRAEVAALGGTLDAAPRPGSGFAVRAEVPDGEPGDGGPAHSVIRLAREEARAGARRSVLAAVAIPVAIALPAVGAGFALLWWNSSNSVLPPEDYERIHVGDTRAQVEELLPRYAYPERSVDGAPPEPPGADCRYQLVHQENGLPPVYRLCFADGVLVSKEEIDREASADE, encoded by the coding sequence ATGAGCACGCCCGCCGACCGCTCCGCCGTCCCGCGCCGCGCCCTGGCCGACCTGGCGCTGTGGGCCGCCCTCGCCGGCCTCACCGTCACCGAGCTCTCCGGCTTCGACGGCGGATTCCCGTGGTGGGAGGCGGGGGCCCTGCTCCTCGCCCTGACCGCGGCCGTGGTCCTGTCCCGGCGCCGGCCCGACGCGGCGACGGCGGTCGCCCTGGCGGCCGCCACCGCGGAGGCGGCGACCCTGCCCGAGTCCCTGCCGCTCTCCCCGTTCGTCTCCCTGGGGGTCCTGGCCCTGCTGGCGGGGCGGCGCTCGGGCCGCCCCGGGCCCTTCGCCTCCATGGCGGTGACGGCTGCCCTGATCGTCCTCACCCTGTACACGGGCGCCGCCGTGATGGCCGGGGTCGGAACCCGCGACCTGCTGTCCGGCCTGGTGGACGTGCTCGGCCTGGTACTCGGCCTGGTCGCGATGCTGCTCGTCCCCTGGCTGCTGGGCCGGTACCTGGAACAGCGCGCGCGGCTGATCCGGGGCGGCTGGGAGATCGCCGAGCACATGGAGCGCACCCGGGCGGCCGAGGCCGAGCGCGCCCGGCTGCGGGAACGCGCCAGGATCGCCGCCCGCATGCACGACTCCCTCGGCCACGACCTGGCCCTGCTCGCGGTGCGCGCCGCCGCCCTGGAGATGGCCTCGCAGGACTCCCCCGAGCGCGCCGAGGCCGCCGCCGGGCTGCGCGAGGCCGCGCACGCCACCACACTGCGGCTGCGCGAGGCCATCGGCGTGCTGCGGGAGGGGCCGGCCGGCGAGGACGTGGAGACGGTCGCCGAACTGGTCTCCGGGGCGGTCGAGGCGGGCATGCGCGTCCGCCTGCTGCGCGAGGGCCCCGACCCCGACCCCCGCACCCCCGGCGGCCGGGCGGTGGGGCGGCTGGTCCGCGAGGCGCTCACCAACGCCGCCCGGTACGCCCCCGGTGCCGAGGTGACCGTGCGGGTCGTCCGGGACGGCGGGCCGACCCGGGTGGAGGTGGACGACACCGGCGCCGGTCCGGGCGGGGCCCCCGCGGTGCCCGGCGCCGGGACCGGGCTGGCCGCACTGCGCGCCGAGGTGGCCGCCCTGGGCGGGACCCTGGACGCCGCACCCCGCCCCGGCTCCGGGTTCGCGGTCCGCGCCGAGGTCCCCGACGGCGAACCCGGGGACGGGGGCCCCGCGCACTCCGTCATCCGGCTGGCCCGGGAGGAGGCCCGCGCCGGGGCCCGCCGGAGCGTGCTCGCCGCGGTCGCGATCCCGGTCGCCATCGCGCTGCCCGCCGTCGGGGCCGGGTTCGCCCTGCTGTGGTGGAACAGCAGCAACTCGGTGCTGCCCCCCGAGGACTACGAGCGGATCCACGTGGGCGACACCCGGGCGCAGGTCGAGGAGCTGCTGCCCCGGTACGCCTACCCCGAGCGGTCCGTGGACGGCGCGCCGCCGGAGCCGCCCGGGGCCGACTGCCGGTACCAGCTGGTGCACCAGGAGAACGGACTGCCGCCGGTGTACCGGCTGTGCTTCGCCGACGGGGTCCTGGTGTCCAAGGAGGAGATCGACCGGGAGGCCTCGGCCGACGAGTAG
- a CDS encoding oxidoreductase, which translates to MNSTPVALPDLTGTTAVVTGANSGLGLETARALARLGSRVVLAVRDEDRGRAAAADIPGETEVRRLDLADLSSVRAFAEAWSGDIHLLINNAGIMAVPRGRTADGFELQFGTNHLGHFALTNLLLEHVTGRVVTLSSGLHASVRGIRFDDVDLERGYTPYRAYGQSKLANLLFTLELQRRLTEAGSPVLSVAAHPGYAATNLQSHGAGVLFRTLLTRVGNRLFAQSAAVGALPTVYAATQEIPPAGFAGPRGAMRGAPGLSWRSPAARDGAAARRLWELSEERTGVSFPLKA; encoded by the coding sequence ATGAACAGCACACCGGTCGCACTCCCCGACCTCACCGGCACCACGGCCGTCGTCACAGGCGCCAACAGCGGCCTGGGCCTGGAGACCGCCCGCGCCCTGGCCCGCCTGGGCTCCCGTGTCGTCCTGGCCGTGCGGGACGAGGACAGGGGACGGGCCGCCGCCGCGGACATCCCCGGCGAGACCGAGGTGCGCCGCCTGGACCTGGCCGACCTGTCCTCCGTGCGCGCCTTCGCGGAGGCATGGAGCGGCGACATCCACCTCCTGATCAACAACGCCGGGATCATGGCCGTCCCCAGGGGCCGCACCGCCGACGGGTTCGAGCTGCAGTTCGGCACCAACCACCTGGGCCACTTCGCCCTCACCAACCTGCTGCTGGAGCACGTCACCGGGCGGGTGGTCACGCTCTCCTCCGGGCTGCACGCCTCGGTCCGGGGGATCCGCTTCGACGACGTGGACCTCGAACGCGGCTACACGCCCTACCGGGCCTACGGCCAGTCCAAGCTGGCCAACCTCCTGTTCACCCTGGAGCTCCAGCGCCGCCTCACCGAGGCCGGCTCGCCCGTGCTGTCGGTGGCCGCCCACCCGGGCTACGCCGCCACCAACCTCCAGAGCCACGGCGCCGGCGTGCTGTTCCGGACGCTCCTCACCCGCGTCGGGAACCGGCTGTTCGCCCAGAGCGCCGCGGTCGGGGCCCTGCCCACGGTCTACGCGGCCACCCAGGAGATCCCCCCGGCCGGGTTCGCCGGGCCGCGGGGGGCCATGCGGGGCGCGCCCGGCCTGTCCTGGCGCAGCCCGGCCGCCCGGGACGGGGCCGCCGCCCGCCGCCTGTGGGAGCTGTCGGAGGAGCGCACCGGCGTCTCCTTCCCCCTCAAGGCCTGA
- a CDS encoding response regulator, with amino-acid sequence METGNGTRTLRVLLADDEAMMRAGLRAILSAASGFEVVGEAADGAEAVSLTAEHQPDLVLMDVRMPRMNGLDAAEAIAAAHPATSVVVLTTFGEDAYIERALSGGADGFVLKTGDPHQLVAGLRAVADGGAYLSPDVARRVVGLLDASSPRRSRSTRARERVDRLTARERQVLALVGEGCSNDEIARRLDIAAGTVKVHVGSILTRLGVDNRVRAAILAYEAGLL; translated from the coding sequence GTGGAGACGGGCAACGGCACCCGGACGCTGCGCGTCCTGCTGGCCGACGACGAGGCGATGATGCGCGCCGGGCTGCGCGCGATCCTGTCCGCCGCCTCCGGGTTCGAGGTGGTGGGCGAGGCGGCCGACGGCGCCGAGGCGGTGTCCCTGACCGCGGAGCACCAGCCCGACCTGGTGCTCATGGACGTGCGCATGCCGCGGATGAACGGCCTGGACGCGGCGGAGGCCATCGCGGCCGCGCACCCGGCGACGTCGGTGGTCGTGCTGACCACGTTCGGCGAGGACGCCTACATCGAACGTGCGCTGTCCGGCGGCGCCGACGGGTTCGTGCTCAAGACCGGCGACCCGCACCAGCTGGTGGCCGGGCTGCGCGCCGTGGCCGACGGCGGCGCCTACCTGTCCCCCGATGTGGCCCGGCGGGTGGTCGGCCTGCTCGACGCCTCCTCCCCGCGGCGGTCCCGCAGCACGCGGGCCCGGGAGCGGGTGGACCGGCTCACCGCCCGCGAACGCCAGGTGCTGGCGCTGGTCGGCGAGGGCTGCTCCAACGACGAGATCGCCCGCAGGCTCGACATCGCGGCCGGGACCGTGAAGGTGCACGTGGGGTCGATCCTGACCCGGCTCGGCGTGGACAACCGGGTGCGCGCCGCGATCCTGGCCTACGAGGCCGGGCTGCTCTGA
- a CDS encoding ABC transporter ATP-binding protein, translating into MLTVRELTKRYGDRTVVDGLTFTVEPGRVTGFLGPNGAGKSTTMRVLLGLAAPTSGEALVDGRPYRDLDRPALRVGALLSTGSAHPGRTARAHLRAKAVGTGVPRSRVEEVLEQVGLSDAADRRVGGYSLGMRQRLGVADALLGDPGVLVFDEPVNGLDLDGVRWMRALVRRMADEGRTVFVSSHLMSEMEAVADHLVVIGRGRLIVDAPLTEVIGAWSRTHVEVRTPDPGTLRERLERRGPAVRVEDGPGLLRVFGAPAAEVGDLAYEAGVRVHGLLTREASLEQAYLELTGEAVEYGSTGGAR; encoded by the coding sequence ATGCTGACGGTGCGGGAACTGACCAAGCGCTACGGGGACAGAACGGTGGTGGACGGGCTCACCTTCACGGTGGAGCCCGGCCGCGTGACCGGCTTCCTGGGTCCCAACGGGGCCGGCAAGAGCACCACCATGCGGGTGCTGCTGGGGCTGGCCGCGCCCACGTCCGGAGAGGCGCTGGTCGACGGCCGCCCCTACCGGGACCTGGACCGGCCCGCGCTGCGGGTGGGCGCCCTGCTGTCCACGGGCTCCGCCCACCCCGGGCGCACCGCGCGGGCCCACCTGCGGGCCAAGGCGGTGGGCACCGGTGTCCCGCGGAGCCGGGTGGAGGAGGTGCTGGAACAGGTCGGGCTGTCCGACGCGGCCGACCGGCGGGTGGGCGGCTACTCGCTGGGCATGCGGCAGCGGCTGGGGGTGGCCGACGCGCTGCTGGGGGACCCCGGCGTGCTGGTCTTCGACGAGCCCGTCAACGGACTCGACTTGGACGGGGTGCGGTGGATGCGCGCGCTGGTGCGGCGGATGGCCGACGAGGGCCGCACCGTGTTCGTCTCCAGCCACCTGATGAGCGAGATGGAGGCGGTCGCCGACCACCTCGTGGTCATCGGGCGGGGACGGCTGATCGTCGACGCCCCGCTCACCGAGGTCATCGGCGCGTGGTCGCGCACCCACGTGGAGGTGCGCACTCCCGACCCCGGGACCCTGCGGGAGCGGTTGGAGCGGCGCGGCCCCGCGGTGCGGGTGGAGGACGGGCCCGGCCTGCTGCGGGTGTTCGGCGCCCCGGCGGCCGAGGTCGGCGACCTGGCGTACGAGGCCGGCGTCCGCGTCCACGGCCTGCTGACCAGGGAGGCGTCCCTGGAGCAGGCCTACCTGGAGCTCACCGGCGAGGCCGTGGAGTACGGGTCGACGGGAGGAGCCCGATGA